The DNA region TGTATGTGTATAAAGACAGTGCCGTATGTATATGAAGACAAAACACCATGTTTTGATTTACTTTTGCAATAACAACTAAATTTTTGATAATTCTTTCTTTCAGCTTTACCCTTCTCTCATAGGTTATATTTGTATGTACATAGTCCATGCCTTCAATGTTAAGAAACTAGGAAATTAGCTGGTGTACAATGGAATTGAACTCGATTCACTGGCATAGAACTTTAGGCAACAAAGTTTAAAACAATACGTGccataaattttttatttaatattctttgTTATAAAGTAGAATTTGGTGTGAGGAGGATTTATCATGGTCTTTTCCCAATTGGATATACTTATGAAATATAAGGAGGCAAAAATCTTCTCATGTATCCTCTGAGACAACAATAGGTTTTAAGGTTCCAGCATACAGTTAATTCTTAGACCTTTCTGGATGGATTACTGTTAGATAATCTTAACTGCCAAGTTATACTCAAAGCATCATGCCATTTCTGCATGAAATTTGCCTTATTTTTGCTTAGGTCATTTAGCTTAGTGAACTAGTTCTTTAAATTGAAGTGCAGACTTTTGGTAAGAAGCATGAACTGATAAACTGGGTTTCAAAACAATAGATTTGCTGACTAGCTTAAAGCTCAGTGGTTTTCTTCCTGTTTGTTTTTCACTTCAGaatgttttccctttcttccccaaCCAGTTAATACACTGTTCAATGTGAAATTAAGTGAGACAGAAAATGGCAAGCACGTCTCTATATTGGATCTACCTGGCGACATTCTTATCATCCCTCAAGCCACCCTTGGGGgaaaagtgaaaggaagaaacatGCAGTATCACTCTAACTCTGGCAAAGAAGAAGGGTTAGAACTTTATTCCCAATTTGTGACTCTCTGTGAAAAAGAATTAGCTGCTAACAGTAAGTGTGCTGAAGCTGGGGTTGTGGTGGAACATGGCACTTATGGGAACAGGCAGGTGTTGAAACTGGATACCAATGGACCATACACACACCTAATtgagttttgaaaaattaaagttaGTTTCTGCACTTGTTTTCTGGGATAAAATGACCCGAACTGTAATAAGATTTTATTCCCTGATTCTGCAACATGCTCCGACCAGAAAAAACCTGGGTCTCACACACAACTCTACACTCTGCTAATTGGATGACCTTGCCAAGTCATCTAAATTCTGGATCCCAGTCACCAATCATCCTGCTTTCTCCCATCCTTCCACTCAAAAACTTCAACAAAAGTGCTTTTGATTCACTTCATGGTCATCGTGAAAATGTTCTTAAAAGGTTTACATGTATTTGAAGTATTTTGCAATGAAGAATTTTGTGAAATTCTTACCCCTCAAATTTCTTACACCCTCAAATTTATGTAGTATGTAATAAAAGTAACTgcttgtacttaaaaaaaaacccaacacaaACTAACCAGGTTTGTTTTAACTGTTTCAACATTCTGTATTTTGAGTGAAAGAACATGTGATTTACTCCTCCTTTAATAACATCTgtgaaaatttaatataaaaatgttattgtgCATTATAATATTACTTTGCAGGGATAGCCaagtgttttaaattatttttaagactttttagtAGAAATAGGAACAAGATCTAGAgaattaaaagtttttatttaacatacatacaggttAATATTCTGTTTCTCAACTTTTTACCAATGTCACGTACTTCTCACTTTGtatctttagtttttaaaagacACTCCTTCATGAAATTAATGTTAATTCATAAACATTTTTGAAAGTACCTTTCCTGTTGaattagggttagggttagatTGAATTAgattgaagaaaagggggaagctTTGTACTGGAATTACTTGAAAACAAGTTGACTTGTTCATTTTCCCATTATCTGCTTGGTGATTTGGAGCCAATGTTAATTTTTCTATTAGTAATATAAGATAGACAATTAATAAGGTAAAAGTTAcaaaagcaagagagaaagatAGAGGATATAAACGACTGAAAGCATAATGAGTCAATAAAAGACTACCCAATTTTTGCAAactcttctgattttatttatttatttattcccccttcccccacccccagttgtctgctctctgtgtccatttgctttgtgttcttctgtgactgcttctatccttagcagcagcactgggaatctgtgtttctttttgttgcatcatcttgtatgagctcatcttgttgtgtgtgtggcgccattcttgggcaggttgcactttcttttgcgctgggcagctctccttacggggcgcactccttgcgcatggggttcccctatgtgggggacacccctgcgtggcagggcactccttgctcgcatcagcactgtgcatgggccagctccacacaggtcaggtaGGTCCGGGCtttgagccgtggacctcccatgtggcaggcagatgcctatccattgggccaagtccgcttccctgtactgattttaaaagatatttttaagagaaaaagccAAGTAATATTTCTGATTACCAAAAAGAGGAAGGCATTAACTTGAATAAACATCTTAAGGAGCTGCTGAAGATGACTTTGTGTCTTATAATTTCTTtgggtctttaaaatttttattatcacaaaaagtCCTATTTTCTCCATACCCTTCCTGTACTATTCTATTTTGGAACTTGAGAATCAATAACTGGCTTGATAATGAGCTCATTGTCCTTAACTTCTGCTTTATTGATTCACAATACACttattgaaatataataaagTATTCATAAACTTGCAAACTCCAATTTTCTCAGAGCTTCTCCAAGGAGGTGTATATGCCTTTCAAAAAGATTACGTGTTAcctattttaaatcatttttattttgtgtctaGATGAAATGCTGACTCACAGCCCTTAGATGGGTTTTTTATAGTTCAGGcaattctcctttttaaaaaatttgcctGAGGTACTTGGGGAGAATAACAATTTCAAGTGCATGAAGGATTATTAAGCAGAAGGTGACAGTCAACTTTGCTTCATTTCCAGGAAGGCTAGAACACAAGGGAAAAGGCAAGTGAAATAGTGTTGTAACTATCAAAAATTTTCGTATGCTGCCTCAGTATCCATCTACTGTGGCTAAGCCACTGCCCTCAGCACTGATCTTAGCCTAGTTAATAAGCAGCTTGCTAGCTGGGGCATAAACTCCCCCAGAGCACAAACCTGCAGAGGTGGCCACCACCCACACACTTCACCCAAAACCCACCGCTATTCCCAAATGATAAGCTAAACATCCCACTGACCTGGGACCCCCATTCCATTTCCCTTTACACAACATTTGCTTTAAACTCACATCTTTGACTCCCGTGGGAAATTTACTAATCTCTGCTCCAGGACCACAAGAAAAGGCCCAAGCCACCAGGCCCCTCTTGCTCTGCCTCTGTGCTCCCCACCTACTGGTTGAGCTACCTGAGCCAATTGTACTTCCAGTTTACCCCTCATGGTGCACCTCACTCTGTCTGTCTGGAAATTGTGATGAACAAACTATCTTTTATGGCCTGGTTCTCCCATTGTATCATATCTGACCTCCACCTGGTCCCAAATTTAAAATACAACTTAAATCAGTTTGGAACACTTGGTTTTCTGTTGCTCTTCTGGCCTAAAGTGCTTGaaaaccttcaaaatatatctcattttatcttcacagtATAACTGTAA from Dasypus novemcinctus isolate mDasNov1 chromosome 3, mDasNov1.1.hap2, whole genome shotgun sequence includes:
- the DTD2 gene encoding D-aminoacyl-tRNA deacylase 2 encodes the protein MGEGARTPQARALLQQCLHAQLQIRPAEGDTAAQWVEVQRGLVIYVCFFKGANKELLPKMVNTLFNVKLSETENGKHVSILDLPGDILIIPQATLGGKVKGRNMQYHSNSGKEEGLELYSQFVTLCEKELAANSKCAEAGVVVEHGTYGNRQVLKLDTNGPYTHLIEF